From the genome of Marivivens aquimaris, one region includes:
- a CDS encoding phosphoglycerate dehydrogenase, with amino-acid sequence MKDVLVTCPPMLGQFDRFVDFAAEKGLRLHRANVTQIMTEDELSELLPNYDGWIIGDDPATRAVFEAGQTGRLSAAVKWGIGVDNVDFAACKDLGIPIINTPMMFGTEVADVATGFVIGLARELFVIDRGVRAGNWPKPAGISLGGRRVGVVGLGDIGRQTVTRMQALGMNVVAYDPGVEGDAGIAGLERAAWPEQVETLDFLVFTCSLNQHNFHMLNADVLAQCKEGIRIVNVARGPLIDEAALIAALQSGHVHSAALDVFEVEPLPADSPLRDMDRCIFGSHNGSNTVDAVIRASHEAITKLAGFFS; translated from the coding sequence ATGAAAGACGTCCTCGTAACCTGCCCGCCGATGCTTGGCCAATTCGACCGTTTCGTCGACTTCGCCGCTGAAAAGGGCCTGCGTCTGCACCGCGCCAACGTCACCCAGATCATGACCGAGGACGAACTGTCGGAACTTCTCCCGAACTATGACGGCTGGATCATCGGCGACGACCCCGCGACCCGCGCCGTGTTCGAAGCCGGCCAGACCGGCCGCCTGAGCGCAGCCGTCAAATGGGGCATCGGCGTCGACAACGTCGACTTCGCAGCCTGTAAGGACCTCGGCATTCCGATCATTAATACCCCGATGATGTTCGGCACCGAAGTCGCAGACGTCGCTACCGGCTTCGTCATTGGCCTCGCGCGCGAGCTCTTCGTCATCGACCGCGGCGTGCGCGCCGGCAACTGGCCCAAGCCCGCCGGCATCAGCCTCGGCGGTCGCCGCGTGGGTGTCGTCGGCCTCGGCGATATCGGTCGCCAGACCGTCACCCGTATGCAGGCGCTCGGCATGAACGTCGTGGCCTACGATCCTGGCGTCGAAGGTGACGCGGGTATCGCCGGCCTCGAACGCGCCGCATGGCCCGAGCAGGTCGAGACCCTCGACTTCCTCGTCTTCACCTGCTCGCTCAACCAGCACAACTTCCACATGCTGAACGCCGACGTGCTGGCGCAGTGCAAAGAAGGCATCCGCATCGTCAACGTGGCCCGCGGCCCGCTGATCGACGAAGCCGCCCTGATCGCCGCCCTGCAATCCGGTCACGTCCACTCCGCCGCTCTCGACGTCTTCGAGGTCGAACCCCTCCCCGCCGACAGCCCGCTCCGCGACATGGACCGCTGCATCTTCGGCTCGCACAACGGCTCAAACACCGTCGACGCCGTCATCCGCGCCAGCCACGAAGCCATCACAAAGCTCGCGGGCTTTTTCAGCTAA
- a CDS encoding acylneuraminate cytidylyltransferase family protein, protein MKANSQRVKGKNFRPLHGKPLFKWILDTLLAIETIDEVVINTDARHILAENGLVEGGRVRIRDRKPELCGDLVSMNRILEDDIAAVPADTYLMTHTTNPMLSETTIRNAMLAYQNGVAAGTADSLFTVNKIQTRFYRADGSAVNHDPDNLIQTQDLEPWYEENSNLFIFTKDSFEATDARIGKKPILFEMNKMEAADIDTPEDWALTEAIAMILQNQTVAAQ, encoded by the coding sequence ATGAAAGCCAACAGTCAGAGGGTTAAGGGCAAGAACTTCCGTCCGCTGCACGGCAAGCCGCTTTTTAAATGGATCCTCGACACGCTGCTCGCGATCGAGACCATTGATGAAGTCGTGATCAACACCGACGCCCGTCACATCCTCGCGGAAAACGGCCTCGTTGAAGGTGGCCGCGTGCGTATCCGTGACCGCAAGCCCGAGCTTTGCGGCGATCTGGTATCGATGAACCGCATCCTCGAAGACGACATCGCGGCTGTTCCTGCGGACACCTATCTGATGACGCACACCACAAATCCGATGCTGTCGGAAACCACGATCCGCAACGCGATGCTCGCCTACCAGAACGGCGTTGCAGCGGGCACAGCGGACTCTTTGTTCACCGTGAACAAGATCCAGACCCGTTTCTACCGCGCCGACGGTAGCGCGGTGAACCACGACCCCGACAACCTGATCCAGACGCAGGATCTGGAGCCGTGGTACGAAGAAAATTCCAACCTCTTTATATTCACCAAAGACAGCTTCGAGGCGACCGACGCCCGTATCGGTAAAAAGCCGATCCTGTTCGAGATGAACAAGATGGAAGCCGCCGATATCGACACGCCCGAAGACTGGGCGCTGACCGAAGCCATTGCCATGATCCTCCAGAACCAGACGGTAGCCGCACAATGA
- a CDS encoding glycosyltransferase codes for MLISIVIRTLNEARHLGDLLEMIAKQDVRGHAVEVVLVDSGSTDGTVEIAQRKGAKIVTITKQEFSFGRSLNRGCEAAEGDALVMISGHCIPTDNNWLFNLCDPLDKGVVSYTYGRQIGDDDSNYSERRIFAKYFPETSAIPQDGFFCNNANSAVSRAAWAEFRFDEELTGLEDMELAKRMVIAGHKVGYVADATVFHHHQESWAQVRRRFEREAIALQSIMPEVQLSRFDVLRFFTVSTLGDLRSASRNGITSTSKTDMIRYRWNQFVGSYKGNHEHKVISRQAKERFFYPHVSKKADQDEWLKPLRRTSPYESQQSEG; via the coding sequence GTGCTGATCAGCATAGTTATCAGAACACTGAACGAAGCGCGCCATTTGGGTGACCTTCTGGAGATGATTGCCAAGCAGGATGTGCGTGGCCATGCGGTTGAAGTGGTGCTGGTCGACTCCGGGTCGACCGATGGCACCGTCGAGATCGCGCAGCGCAAAGGCGCGAAGATCGTCACCATCACCAAACAGGAGTTTTCCTTCGGGCGGTCGCTGAACCGCGGTTGCGAGGCGGCCGAGGGTGATGCGCTGGTCATGATCTCGGGCCACTGCATTCCGACCGACAATAACTGGCTGTTCAACCTTTGCGACCCGCTCGACAAGGGCGTCGTGTCCTACACCTATGGGCGCCAGATCGGCGACGACGACAGCAACTACTCCGAGCGCCGGATTTTTGCGAAGTATTTCCCCGAGACCTCCGCTATTCCGCAGGACGGTTTCTTCTGTAACAACGCCAATTCCGCCGTGTCCCGCGCTGCTTGGGCAGAGTTCCGTTTCGACGAAGAACTCACGGGCCTCGAGGACATGGAACTGGCGAAGCGCATGGTGATCGCAGGGCACAAGGTCGGCTATGTCGCCGATGCGACCGTGTTCCACCACCATCAGGAAAGCTGGGCGCAGGTCCGCCGCCGTTTCGAACGCGAGGCGATCGCGCTGCAATCCATCATGCCCGAAGTGCAGCTTTCGCGCTTCGACGTGCTCCGTTTCTTTACCGTGAGCACTCTGGGCGATCTGCGGTCAGCGAGCCGCAATGGCATTACCTCAACCAGCAAAACGGACATGATCCGCTACCGCTGGAACCAGTTTGTCGGCTCCTACAAAGGCAACCACGAACACAAAGTGATTTCGCGTCAGGCGAAAGAGCGTTTCTTTTATCCACACGTATCCAAGAAGGCAGATCAAGATGAATGGCTCAAGCCGCTGCGTCGCACTTCTCCCTATGAAAGCCAACAGTCAGAGGGTTAA
- a CDS encoding O-fucosyltransferase family protein: MRRPFLFIDVQHGLCNRLRALASAEALAEQTGRELVVIWRTDAHCEARIGDLLDYSGMVIETDEATAIRQSCEIEYNYMEAEENSCHLAPVFTADTNERDRDVYLRSAYSLVSPKLSFDLEQEKLRAMRPSRAVLDLMEPIQKPNDMAVHIRMAGGQGFEHLEYESPKNWPAHRHEELQKWRQQSNREKFIARIRELENDNSVNSIFLAADTPETYAAFADEFGNKLVTVERTLYDRSAIQIQYALADLLMLTTGRHFLGSPWSSFTDVAQRLAGPGRPMEVSGLDF, encoded by the coding sequence GTGCGCCGCCCCTTCCTGTTCATCGATGTGCAGCACGGGCTGTGCAACCGTCTGCGCGCGCTCGCCTCGGCGGAGGCTCTGGCGGAGCAGACAGGCCGCGAACTGGTCGTGATCTGGCGTACCGATGCGCATTGCGAAGCGCGGATCGGCGATCTGCTCGATTATTCTGGCATGGTGATCGAGACGGACGAGGCCACCGCGATCCGTCAATCCTGTGAGATCGAATACAACTATATGGAGGCGGAGGAGAATTCCTGTCACCTCGCTCCCGTTTTTACCGCCGATACAAATGAACGCGACCGCGACGTTTATCTTCGCTCGGCCTATTCGCTCGTCAGTCCGAAACTGTCATTCGACCTGGAGCAGGAAAAGCTGCGGGCAATGCGCCCGTCCCGCGCTGTTCTCGATCTGATGGAACCAATTCAGAAGCCGAATGATATGGCGGTCCATATCCGCATGGCGGGCGGTCAGGGGTTCGAGCACCTCGAATATGAATCGCCGAAAAATTGGCCGGCGCATCGGCACGAAGAATTACAGAAATGGCGGCAGCAAAGTAATCGCGAGAAATTCATCGCGCGAATTCGAGAATTGGAAAATGACAATTCCGTTAATTCCATTTTCCTCGCCGCTGATACACCCGAGACATATGCCGCGTTTGCCGATGAATTCGGAAATAAACTCGTGACAGTCGAGCGTACCCTTTACGACCGTTCCGCTATTCAGATCCAATATGCGCTGGCCGATCTATTGATGCTAACGACGGGTCGTCATTTCCTCGGCAGCCCGTGGAGTTCTTTCACCGACGTCGCTCAACGGCTCGCCGGTCCGGGGCGGCCGATGGAAGTCAGTGGTCTGGATTTCTAA
- a CDS encoding FkbM family methyltransferase translates to MTVTVSFAGRRPELDVPPSAHLIGDSRWRVKAIYERFLTSQTLPPEGIAVDIGAGFGAFAVPFALRYPQWTIWCFEPDADAYQALLKNIARHKLTNIIAKPFAIRGLDGEAGEPLTAANADSRTTLTAFRRHKVNDGYLEASDIEDENFKPAQIMTLPANLLASLHPTLVKMTAPQAEAGILRALAPAMPDWLIGEAWSDLPAALAKDIGKAAWVPIAHRPQHALRKQADVAGRADRLDVILPARQATAIRLRTIAERVIDTDINVIVVSDHPEKLLELQDVSGLSVVPASNDTFATALGTGRHHSDARYIAMLSPDDLPDHGLFAALLNLARLSAAEICEGRSAFADALPRELLMPSLAERIAKRIATKITGKKPDQPRGEPTKLATSRARVCRRDFLDSNGLWHPEHLGGHGDLWFDLLARRYCTEIATLDTHGLLQQDRSPETGTAAFRVLEVCRLVLRRGIEEGWRDFGPTISRFADVILRAHAELPDALRHRFIEGAAELWICIEKSIGRDLEMNETHYLSGMDGFDDVYAALKERLKDQGPSYAWAWLDSPVMHSRIVEAEQKWDRFSGSGFRNPDH, encoded by the coding sequence ATGACTGTCACCGTTTCCTTTGCAGGTCGCCGCCCCGAATTGGACGTCCCTCCGTCCGCCCATCTTATTGGCGACAGCCGTTGGCGGGTGAAGGCGATTTACGAGCGCTTCCTGACCTCGCAAACCCTGCCGCCCGAGGGTATTGCGGTCGACATCGGCGCGGGCTTCGGCGCGTTCGCCGTGCCTTTCGCACTGCGCTATCCGCAGTGGACGATCTGGTGTTTCGAGCCCGATGCGGACGCCTATCAGGCGCTGCTGAAAAACATCGCGCGCCACAAGCTGACGAACATCATCGCAAAACCGTTTGCGATCAGGGGTTTGGACGGGGAAGCGGGCGAGCCGCTCACCGCTGCGAACGCCGATAGCCGCACGACGCTCACTGCGTTTCGGCGGCACAAGGTCAACGATGGATACCTTGAAGCCTCCGATATCGAAGATGAAAACTTCAAGCCCGCGCAAATCATGACGCTGCCTGCGAACTTGCTGGCAAGCCTGCACCCGACGCTCGTGAAAATGACCGCCCCGCAGGCCGAGGCCGGAATCCTGCGCGCCCTCGCGCCCGCCATGCCCGATTGGCTGATCGGGGAGGCGTGGTCCGACCTGCCCGCCGCATTGGCCAAGGACATCGGCAAGGCCGCTTGGGTTCCCATCGCGCACCGCCCTCAGCACGCTCTGCGCAAGCAGGCCGATGTGGCGGGCCGCGCGGATCGGCTCGACGTGATCCTGCCCGCGCGTCAGGCGACCGCGATCCGCCTGCGCACCATCGCAGAGCGCGTCATAGATACCGATATCAACGTCATCGTGGTGAGCGATCATCCCGAAAAACTTTTGGAATTGCAGGACGTTAGCGGCCTGAGCGTTGTCCCCGCCAGTAATGACACCTTTGCCACCGCGCTTGGCACGGGCCGCCATCATTCGGACGCGCGCTATATCGCGATGTTGTCGCCCGATGACCTGCCCGATCACGGCCTGTTTGCCGCCCTCCTGAACCTTGCGCGCCTCAGCGCGGCTGAGATTTGCGAGGGTCGCTCCGCCTTTGCTGACGCCCTGCCCCGCGAATTGCTGATGCCGTCGCTGGCCGAACGGATTGCGAAGCGCATCGCGACTAAAATCACGGGCAAAAAACCCGACCAGCCGCGCGGCGAGCCGACAAAACTGGCGACGAGCCGCGCGCGTGTTTGTCGCCGAGATTTCCTTGATTCCAATGGGTTGTGGCATCCCGAACACCTTGGCGGGCACGGTGATTTGTGGTTCGATCTACTGGCCCGCCGCTACTGCACCGAAATCGCGACGCTGGACACACACGGTCTGCTGCAACAGGACCGCTCGCCCGAAACCGGCACTGCGGCGTTCCGCGTGCTGGAAGTTTGCCGCCTCGTTCTGCGCCGCGGGATCGAAGAAGGCTGGCGCGATTTCGGCCCGACGATCAGCCGCTTTGCAGACGTTATCCTGCGCGCCCACGCCGAGTTGCCCGACGCCCTGCGCCACCGTTTTATCGAGGGCGCGGCGGAGCTTTGGATCTGCATCGAAAAGTCCATCGGCCGCGATCTGGAGATGAATGAAACGCATTATCTGTCAGGTATGGACGGGTTCGATGACGTGTACGCGGCGCTCAAAGAGAGGCTAAAGGATCAAGGTCCGAGCTATGCGTGGGCGTGGCTCGACAGCCCTGTCATGCACTCGCGGATCGTCGAAGCGGAGCAGAAATGGGACCGCTTTTCAGGCTCCGGCTTTAGAAATCCAGACCACTGA